Proteins from one Bradyrhizobium sp. CB82 genomic window:
- the cyoB gene encoding cytochrome o ubiquinol oxidase subunit I, whose translation MSLLGKLDWSAIPLDQPIIMGASGGMVLVIVSILSWVTLKGYVPYLWREWITSVDHKRIGVMYIILALIMLLRGFADALMMRAQQALAAGGAQGYLPPEHFDQIFSAHGTIMIFFMAMPFVIGMMNFAVPLQLGVRDMAFPTLNSVALGLTASGILLTNISLAVGEFAKTGWVAYPPLSELQFSPGVGVDYYLWALQISGVGTLMTGINFVATILKTRAPGMSLMRMPVFCWTALASNLLIVAAFPVLTATFAMLLLDRYLGFHFFTTDAGGNAMMYVNLFWVWGHPEVYILVLPAFGIFSEVVSTFSGKPLFGYRSMVAATMAICVLSFIVWLHHFFTMGAGANVNGFFGVMTMIIAVPTGVKVFNWLFTMYGGRVRFTVPILWSIGFMVTFVIGGMTGVLMAVPPADFQLHNSLFLIAHFHNVIIGGVVFGLMAGYNYWFPKAFGFKLDERWGAASFWCWLIGFYLAFMPLYWLGLLGMTRRMQHYDVVSWQPWLIAAAVGAAVILAGVVCQVVQLVVSIRNREQLQASADPWDGRTLEWATASPPPAWNFAVLPKVTSLDAFWNMKQRERSHEPQPAKQSGFEPIEMPKSSPAGFVIAFFAVISGFALIWHIWWMAGVGAIGIFLTMLAFAFRDEDETEVPPDQIAHFEQANSMEIAA comes from the coding sequence ATGAGTCTACTTGGCAAGCTCGACTGGAGCGCAATTCCCCTGGACCAGCCCATCATCATGGGCGCTTCGGGCGGCATGGTCCTGGTCATCGTATCCATCCTTTCGTGGGTCACCCTCAAGGGTTATGTGCCCTATCTCTGGCGGGAATGGATCACTTCGGTCGACCACAAGCGCATCGGCGTCATGTACATCATCCTGGCGCTGATCATGCTGTTGCGCGGATTTGCCGACGCCCTCATGATGCGGGCGCAGCAGGCTCTTGCCGCAGGCGGCGCGCAAGGATATTTGCCGCCGGAGCATTTCGACCAGATCTTCTCGGCGCATGGCACGATCATGATCTTCTTCATGGCGATGCCATTCGTGATCGGCATGATGAATTTCGCAGTGCCGCTTCAGCTCGGCGTCCGCGACATGGCCTTTCCCACCCTGAACTCGGTCGCCCTCGGGTTGACCGCGTCGGGCATCCTGCTGACCAACATCTCGCTCGCGGTCGGCGAGTTCGCGAAAACCGGTTGGGTCGCCTATCCGCCGCTCAGTGAGCTGCAATTCTCGCCCGGCGTCGGCGTCGACTACTATCTCTGGGCGCTCCAGATCTCGGGTGTGGGCACGTTGATGACGGGAATAAACTTCGTCGCCACGATCCTGAAGACGCGGGCGCCCGGGATGAGCCTGATGCGCATGCCCGTGTTCTGCTGGACGGCGCTCGCTTCGAATCTGCTCATCGTCGCGGCGTTCCCAGTCTTGACGGCAACGTTCGCGATGCTGCTGCTCGATCGCTACCTCGGATTCCATTTCTTCACGACCGATGCCGGCGGCAATGCGATGATGTACGTCAACCTATTCTGGGTCTGGGGCCATCCGGAGGTCTACATCCTGGTGTTGCCGGCGTTCGGCATCTTTTCCGAGGTGGTGTCGACCTTCTCCGGGAAACCCTTGTTCGGCTACCGCTCCATGGTCGCCGCGACGATGGCGATCTGTGTGCTGTCATTCATCGTCTGGCTGCACCACTTCTTCACCATGGGCGCAGGCGCCAACGTCAACGGCTTCTTCGGTGTGATGACGATGATCATCGCGGTGCCGACCGGCGTGAAGGTCTTCAACTGGCTGTTCACGATGTATGGCGGCCGCGTCCGCTTCACCGTCCCGATCCTGTGGTCGATCGGCTTCATGGTGACGTTCGTAATCGGCGGCATGACTGGCGTCCTGATGGCCGTGCCTCCGGCAGACTTCCAGCTGCATAACAGCCTGTTCCTGATCGCCCACTTCCACAACGTCATCATCGGAGGCGTCGTGTTCGGCCTGATGGCGGGCTACAATTACTGGTTCCCCAAGGCATTCGGCTTCAAGCTCGACGAACGATGGGGCGCGGCTTCGTTCTGGTGCTGGCTGATCGGCTTCTATCTCGCGTTCATGCCGCTCTACTGGCTGGGCCTGTTGGGCATGACCCGCCGTATGCAGCATTACGACGTCGTCAGCTGGCAGCCCTGGCTGATCGCTGCGGCAGTGGGCGCGGCCGTTATTCTAGCGGGCGTCGTTTGCCAAGTGGTGCAGCTCGTCGTCTCGATCCGCAATCGCGAACAGCTGCAGGCGAGCGCGGACCCGTGGGACGGCCGCACCCTGGAATGGGCAACGGCCTCGCCGCCGCCGGCCTGGAATTTCGCGGTGCTGCCAAAGGTCACGAGCCTCGACGCGTTCTGGAACATGAAGCAGCGCGAACGCTCGCATGAGCCCCAGCCGGCGAAGCAGAGCGGGTTCGAGCCGATCGAGATGCCAAAAAGCAGCCCCGCCGGCTTCGTCATCGCATTCTTCGCCGTCATCAGCGGCTTTGCCCTGATCTGGCACATCTGGTGGATGGCCGGGGTTGGAGCGATCGGAATCTTCCTGACCATGCTCGCCTTCGCGTTCCGCGATGAAGACGAGACGGAAGTCCCTCCCGATCAGATCGCGCATTTCGAACAGGCGAATTCGATGGAGATTGCGGCATGA
- a CDS encoding 3-hydroxyacyl-CoA dehydrogenase NAD-binding domain-containing protein, with protein MSQTKPIRRVAIIGTGVIGASWTALFLAKGLEVVATDVAPDAEAALKRFVAAAWPALQRLGLASGASQNKLTFTAALAAAVKDADLVQENGPEKIDFKRTLYRQLDDLLPADVIIASSSSGLTMSEIQAACEKHPERCVIGHPFNPPHLVPLVEIVGGAKTSESTIQRAAAFYTDLGKKTVRLNKEVPGHVANRLQAALAREVYHLVADGVVSAADVDTALSWGPGLRWGIMGQLMLNHLGGGQGGIEHFFQQFTGPMTAWWKVLGSPQLTPEVQKKLIDGVHAEVGSRSISELEAERDEILLGLIELRKRVEQASAPRLRERAV; from the coding sequence ATGTCGCAAACCAAACCCATTCGCCGGGTCGCCATCATCGGAACCGGAGTCATCGGCGCGAGCTGGACCGCGCTTTTCCTCGCGAAAGGACTTGAGGTTGTGGCAACAGACGTTGCGCCGGACGCGGAAGCGGCTTTGAAGCGCTTTGTCGCAGCGGCCTGGCCGGCGCTGCAACGGCTAGGCCTCGCGTCCGGCGCGTCCCAGAACAAGCTGACCTTCACGGCCGCGCTAGCCGCCGCCGTGAAGGACGCCGACCTGGTCCAGGAGAACGGACCAGAGAAGATCGACTTCAAGCGGACGCTCTATCGGCAACTCGACGATCTGCTGCCCGCCGACGTCATCATTGCCTCGAGCTCCTCGGGCCTGACCATGAGCGAAATCCAGGCGGCTTGCGAAAAACACCCCGAACGCTGCGTGATCGGCCATCCCTTCAATCCGCCGCATCTGGTTCCGCTGGTTGAAATCGTCGGCGGCGCGAAGACGTCGGAAAGCACGATTCAGCGCGCCGCCGCCTTCTACACGGACCTCGGCAAGAAGACCGTGCGTCTCAACAAGGAGGTCCCCGGGCATGTCGCGAACCGCTTGCAGGCCGCGCTCGCCCGCGAGGTCTACCATCTCGTCGCCGACGGCGTCGTCAGCGCCGCCGATGTCGACACCGCGTTGAGCTGGGGACCGGGCCTGCGCTGGGGCATCATGGGCCAGTTGATGCTCAATCATCTCGGCGGCGGCCAGGGTGGCATCGAGCATTTCTTCCAGCAGTTTACCGGTCCCATGACGGCCTGGTGGAAAGTGCTGGGCTCGCCGCAGCTGACGCCCGAGGTGCAAAAGAAGCTGATCGACGGCGTCCACGCCGAAGTCGGCTCGCGCTCGATCAGCGAACTGGAAGCGGAACGTGACGAGATCCTGCTGGGCCTCATCGAGCTCCGCAAGAGAGTCGAACAAGCGAGCGCCCCGCGACTGAGGGAGCGCGCTGTCTAA
- the cyoC gene encoding cytochrome o ubiquinol oxidase subunit III, with product MNIAVAVDGDVRHEARLSASEAGPATKRIVVGYGFWIFLLSDIVMFAALFAGYAVLVHATAGGPTGAQLFNQRAVVIETACLLASSYTCGRMSLAIESQRFGLTYLAALVTFVLGAAFLALELREFAGMIAIGAGPQRSAFLSAFFAVVGCHGLHVTAGLVWLAVMMAQVAIKGFRPNVERRLLCFSLFWHALDIVWVWLFTVVYLMGVVS from the coding sequence ATGAACATCGCTGTTGCAGTTGATGGAGACGTCCGGCACGAGGCACGGCTGAGCGCAAGCGAAGCTGGTCCGGCCACCAAGCGGATCGTGGTCGGCTACGGCTTCTGGATCTTCCTGCTGAGCGACATCGTGATGTTTGCGGCGCTGTTTGCTGGATACGCGGTGCTCGTACACGCGACCGCAGGCGGTCCGACCGGCGCGCAGCTGTTCAATCAGCGTGCCGTCGTGATCGAAACCGCCTGTCTTTTAGCCTCGAGCTACACCTGCGGACGGATGTCGCTCGCCATCGAATCGCAGCGCTTTGGCCTCACCTATCTGGCGGCCCTCGTCACCTTCGTGCTCGGGGCCGCGTTCCTGGCACTGGAATTACGGGAGTTCGCCGGCATGATTGCGATCGGCGCCGGACCGCAACGCAGCGCCTTCCTCTCCGCCTTCTTCGCCGTGGTTGGCTGTCACGGACTGCATGTTACCGCCGGCCTGGTCTGGCTGGCGGTGATGATGGCCCAGGTTGCCATCAAGGGCTTTCGTCCGAACGTCGAACGTCGCCTGCTCTGCTTCTCGCTGTTCTGGCACGCCCTCGATATCGTCTGGGTCTGGCTGTTCACGGTCGTCTATCTGATGGGAGTCGTTTCATGA
- the cyoD gene encoding cytochrome o ubiquinol oxidase subunit IV, translated as MTDTQYDRAPGDASALPDVERGTSSGALVYNIGLALAVILTAMSFWVANTSLLWPPGVALGLIVLAIAQMGIHLVFFLHVTTGPDNTNNVMALAFGVLIVLLVVVGSLLIMADLNDNMMMGPEIMDLHMQR; from the coding sequence ATGACCGACACGCAGTATGATCGCGCACCTGGTGATGCGTCGGCACTACCGGATGTGGAACGCGGCACGTCCTCCGGCGCACTCGTCTACAACATTGGATTGGCGCTGGCGGTGATCCTCACGGCCATGTCGTTCTGGGTTGCCAATACCTCGCTGCTCTGGCCGCCCGGCGTCGCGCTCGGACTGATCGTGCTGGCGATCGCGCAGATGGGGATTCATCTGGTATTTTTCCTGCACGTCACCACCGGCCCCGACAACACCAACAACGTGATGGCCCTCGCCTTCGGCGTGCTGATTGTGCTGCTCGTCGTTGTCGGATCGCTTCTGATCATGGCGGACCTGAACGACAACATGATGATGGGGCCGGAGATCATGGACCTTCATATGCAGCGCTGA
- a CDS encoding alpha/beta hydrolase, whose protein sequence is MATPLPTPAPMERFRLTSSDGLCIACTRWESRGPARAAVQIAHGMGEHIGRYADTIDILVASGLVVYANDHRGHGRSAHMRLGEFGTGGFELLVQDMARLTERAREENPDLPLLLLGHNMGSFAAQRYVIDHSHEIDGLILSGSGALDRLARSALLPPAGNNLFNAAFEPARTPFDWLSRDRATVDAFLADPLCFADLSAASLASLLGAAPQLHDPAALRRVRRDLPIYLICGDEDPIGQHLRGIHTLISRYADAGLRDIAIDAYPGGRHEMLNEINRYEVHKRLLGWVSKTLEKLNDDHRRVLLVPELQH, encoded by the coding sequence ATGGCAACGCCTCTTCCTACCCCGGCTCCAATGGAGCGATTCCGGCTGACCAGCTCGGACGGACTGTGCATCGCCTGCACGCGCTGGGAGAGTCGCGGCCCGGCCCGTGCTGCGGTTCAGATCGCCCACGGGATGGGCGAGCATATTGGGCGTTATGCCGACACCATCGATATCCTCGTTGCATCCGGTCTCGTTGTCTACGCGAACGATCATCGCGGCCACGGCCGCTCGGCCCACATGCGGTTGGGAGAGTTTGGCACGGGCGGCTTCGAGCTGCTCGTGCAGGACATGGCCCGCCTGACCGAGCGCGCCAGAGAAGAAAATCCCGACCTCCCGCTGCTGCTTCTGGGGCACAACATGGGATCGTTCGCGGCGCAGAGATACGTCATCGATCACAGCCACGAGATTGACGGCCTGATTCTCTCGGGATCGGGGGCGCTCGATCGGCTGGCACGCAGCGCGCTGCTGCCGCCCGCAGGCAACAACCTGTTCAACGCCGCATTCGAACCAGCGCGCACGCCCTTTGACTGGCTGAGCCGCGACCGGGCAACCGTCGATGCGTTCCTGGCGGATCCCCTCTGCTTTGCAGACCTCAGCGCCGCCTCTCTTGCATCCCTGCTCGGCGCTGCACCGCAATTGCACGATCCGGCCGCGCTCCGCAGGGTGCGCCGCGATTTGCCGATTTATCTGATCTGCGGCGACGAAGATCCCATCGGGCAGCACCTGCGCGGAATCCACACGTTGATAAGCCGCTATGCCGATGCCGGGCTGCGCGACATCGCTATCGACGCCTATCCAGGCGGTCGACACGAGATGCTGAACGAGATCAACCGGTACGAGGTCCACAAACGCCTGCTCGGCTGGGTATCCAAGACGCTGGAAAAGCTCAACGACGATCATCGTCGCGTTTTACTCGTACCCGAACTTCAACACTGA
- a CDS encoding 3-hydroxyacyl-CoA dehydrogenase — translation MPKTALSVVKSANAQATTPRLFVLELNAGNIHVMNTDGSDRKTIVTGCHLPDGIVVDVEKGHIYWTNMGIPNLNDGSIERADLDGKNRKVIVPVGETHTPKQIVLDKKSGKLYWCDREGMRVMRCNLDGSRLETLIEAGRGDADARDPTKWCVGLSIDPKHRKIYWSQKGPDNAGRGAIFRANLEIPAGQTATNRSDIEVFFDRLPEPIDLELDHENRVMYWTDRGDPPRGNTVNRASIDDKPAEPEIVVTHLMEGIGIALDVPGDRMFVTDFAGSVYSARLDGSGERNFLYAQGNLTGIAYAEIPKEK, via the coding sequence ATGCCAAAAACGGCCTTGAGCGTCGTCAAAAGCGCCAACGCGCAAGCAACGACCCCTCGCCTCTTCGTTCTCGAGCTGAACGCCGGGAATATTCACGTGATGAACACCGACGGTTCCGACCGCAAGACGATCGTGACGGGATGTCATCTGCCCGACGGCATCGTCGTCGATGTTGAGAAAGGCCATATCTATTGGACCAATATGGGCATTCCCAACCTCAACGACGGGTCCATCGAGCGCGCCGATCTCGATGGCAAGAACCGCAAGGTCATTGTCCCGGTCGGCGAGACCCACACCCCGAAGCAGATCGTTCTCGATAAAAAGTCCGGCAAGCTCTACTGGTGCGACCGCGAGGGCATGCGCGTCATGCGTTGCAACCTCGATGGATCGCGACTAGAGACGCTGATCGAAGCGGGACGCGGCGATGCCGACGCACGCGATCCGACCAAATGGTGCGTCGGGCTCTCGATCGATCCCAAGCACCGGAAGATCTATTGGTCGCAAAAGGGCCCCGACAATGCGGGCCGCGGCGCCATCTTCCGCGCCAATCTCGAAATCCCCGCCGGCCAGACGGCGACCAATCGCTCCGACATCGAGGTTTTCTTCGACCGGCTCCCGGAGCCGATCGACCTCGAGCTCGATCACGAGAACCGCGTCATGTACTGGACCGACCGTGGCGATCCGCCGCGCGGCAACACCGTGAACCGCGCGTCCATCGACGACAAGCCGGCTGAGCCCGAGATCGTGGTGACCCATCTGATGGAAGGCATCGGTATCGCGCTCGACGTGCCCGGCGACCGCATGTTCGTCACCGACTTCGCCGGCTCGGTCTACTCCGCGCGCCTCGACGGATCCGGCGAGCGCAACTTCCTGTACGCCCAGGGCAACCTCACCGGCATCGCCTATGCCGAAATCCCCAAGGAGAAGTGA
- a CDS encoding enoyl-CoA hydratase-related protein — translation MADVSALANVLYEKKNGIAYVTLNRPKVLNALNTPTWTDLKAAFEDVKADASVHGAILTGAGDKAFIAGADISELAHVDAYDAEESSRFGQGVLDLIETLGKPVIAAINGFALGGGCETAMACTIRIAAEHAKFGQPEVKLGLLPGGGGTQRLPRLVGKGRALQLILTGETISAQEAHRIGLVNEVVPAANLIPRAEAILKQISANAPIAVKLSLEAANKGMDTSQAEGFALEASYFGICAATEDKKEGTSAFLEKRAPQFRGR, via the coding sequence ATGGCCGACGTCTCGGCGCTTGCAAACGTGCTCTACGAGAAGAAGAACGGCATCGCCTATGTCACCCTCAACCGTCCGAAGGTGCTCAACGCGTTGAATACGCCGACCTGGACGGACCTGAAGGCTGCCTTCGAGGATGTCAAGGCCGATGCCTCCGTGCATGGCGCCATCCTCACCGGCGCCGGCGACAAGGCCTTCATTGCCGGCGCCGACATCAGCGAGCTCGCGCATGTCGACGCCTATGACGCCGAGGAATCAAGTCGCTTCGGCCAGGGCGTCCTCGATCTGATCGAAACGCTGGGCAAGCCGGTGATCGCGGCGATCAACGGCTTTGCGCTCGGCGGCGGCTGCGAAACTGCGATGGCCTGCACCATCCGGATCGCCGCCGAGCACGCCAAGTTCGGCCAGCCCGAGGTGAAGCTCGGCCTGTTGCCGGGCGGTGGCGGAACGCAGCGCCTGCCGCGCCTGGTCGGCAAGGGCCGCGCGCTGCAACTGATCCTGACAGGCGAGACCATCTCCGCGCAGGAAGCGCACCGGATCGGCCTCGTCAACGAAGTTGTGCCGGCGGCCAATCTGATCCCGCGCGCCGAGGCGATTCTGAAACAGATCTCCGCCAACGCGCCGATCGCGGTGAAGCTCTCGCTGGAAGCGGCCAACAAGGGAATGGACACAAGCCAGGCCGAGGGCTTTGCGCTCGAAGCGTCCTACTTCGGCATCTGCGCGGCAACCGAGGACAAGAAAGAAGGCACCTCCGCCTTCCTCGAGAAACGCGCACCCCAGTTTCGCGGACGCTGA
- a CDS encoding acyl-CoA dehydrogenase family protein, with product MTTATAARMTEAPKALPVPNGDFYQLVELLTAEELAQVKKVRVFMESKVKPIVNKYWSDDAFPFELLPSFKELGIGGLGFEGYGCAGGSQKLFGYVAMELARVDASICTFFGVHSGLAMGSIYLDGSEEQKQKWLPAMARWEKIGCFGLTEPLVGSGTGGGLTTTAKREGDTWILNGQKRWIGNSPWCDISIIWARDVADNQVKGFIVENKSTPGFSVEKMEHKIALKVVQNGQITLKDVHVPEANRLQGGNSFRDTARVLRMTRYMVGWASTGIQMGAFETTLKYAQERLQFGKPIASFQLIQDLLAKMLGNVTACQCLMLRLAQLDDEGKLGDHQAALAKAFCTAKSRETVAWGREVFGGNGIIADYNIGRFFADAEALYSYEGTYQMQNLIVGKAITGISAFV from the coding sequence ATGACCACAGCAACCGCAGCCCGCATGACGGAGGCGCCCAAGGCGCTGCCGGTACCGAACGGTGACTTTTATCAGCTCGTCGAGCTCCTGACCGCCGAGGAGCTGGCGCAGGTGAAGAAGGTACGGGTCTTCATGGAATCGAAGGTCAAGCCGATCGTCAACAAGTACTGGTCCGACGATGCGTTTCCGTTCGAGTTGCTGCCTTCGTTCAAGGAGCTCGGAATCGGCGGGCTCGGCTTCGAGGGCTATGGCTGCGCCGGGGGCAGCCAGAAGCTGTTCGGCTATGTCGCGATGGAGCTGGCGCGCGTCGACGCGTCCATCTGCACCTTCTTCGGCGTGCATAGCGGCCTTGCCATGGGCTCGATCTATCTCGACGGCTCGGAGGAGCAGAAGCAGAAGTGGCTTCCGGCGATGGCGCGCTGGGAGAAGATCGGATGCTTCGGCCTGACCGAGCCGCTGGTCGGCTCCGGCACGGGTGGCGGCCTCACCACGACCGCGAAGCGCGAGGGCGACACCTGGATTCTCAACGGCCAGAAGCGCTGGATCGGCAACTCGCCCTGGTGCGACATCTCGATCATCTGGGCGCGCGACGTCGCCGACAACCAGGTGAAAGGATTCATCGTCGAGAACAAATCGACCCCCGGCTTCAGCGTCGAGAAGATGGAGCACAAGATCGCGCTGAAGGTGGTGCAGAACGGACAGATCACGCTGAAGGACGTTCACGTTCCCGAAGCCAATCGGCTGCAAGGCGGCAACTCGTTTCGCGATACTGCCCGCGTGCTGCGCATGACGCGCTACATGGTGGGCTGGGCTTCGACCGGCATCCAGATGGGCGCGTTCGAGACGACGCTGAAATACGCGCAGGAGCGCCTGCAGTTCGGCAAGCCGATCGCCTCGTTCCAGCTGATCCAGGACCTGCTCGCCAAGATGCTCGGCAATGTCACGGCGTGCCAATGCCTGATGCTGCGCCTGGCGCAGCTCGATGACGAAGGCAAGCTCGGCGATCACCAGGCTGCGCTGGCCAAGGCGTTCTGCACGGCAAAATCGCGCGAGACCGTCGCCTGGGGCCGCGAGGTGTTCGGCGGCAACGGCATCATCGCCGACTACAACATCGGCCGCTTCTTTGCTGACGCCGAGGCGCTCTATTCCTACGAGGGCACCTATCAGATGCAGAACCTGATCGTCGGCAAGGCGATCACCGGCATCAGCGCGTTTGTCTGA